ataagagggcactttcccttatcttcagcgaagctgaacccagtttttccaacatcagttaacctgcaagaaagagaagtgactattgggcatgcgcatccgccctcttgtttacaactgggccattaaaagaccaaggagccattactctgttggtcaatgcaggttgatccctttgcccaaatcccatgccttttcgttaGGGAAGTgagagggttttgaggactcaacagcgattaccaaaaacaggtttttcctgtcaaaacctgttttttgatagcgtagtcgctgtttcgtcctcaaaggagctctcgctttttaatcccaacaccccagaggaaataacatttccagtcCAAGGTTAAGCCACAGAGTTCAAgttgtgaaataaatttcattccatgattttaaatttattgtatttatatatatttaatgtatcaTTATTTTGCCTCTAGCCTCTTttgctatttattaaaaaaaaacattagaaggCAAGGGAGTCTAGAGGTTGTTTGTCAATAGATGGCTCTGCTGTCCAGTTTTACTTTATCTTCCAGTTTGAAGATCCTTGGAGAAAAATTAGAGTGTTTGCCTTGAAGAAAAACTTGAGGGAGGAAAGACAGtcgtttaacagctctccttttaTAAAGTGTGGAACAGCAGTTATTGGCCATGGATTCATATTAACTGctcatcatcattttatatatttggctgGTTTTTCAATGAAGAATTTATCAAGGATTTTATAACCAGCCATGGAGTGATTTAATTTCTTCGTCCCACTCTGCGACAACAATCTACTACCTTATCAAAATCTAGAATTGTGTCTTCGCCCGTATGGGAACCGTCATCATCACCCACTTTTTGGACAGAAGACTACTGTATCGACTCCTTAAGGATATAGCCTCTTAAACCCCATTTTGTAGAGCTGGTCGGAATAGGCTGGGGGAGTAGATCCTTCCACAACTAAAACTTTAGTGGATCTATTCTAGTGACATTGGTGCTAGGGTCTTATTTTTAAACGCTGAAGATCATTAtacttttagtaaataaatgttaatgttttaattattgttgtttattagcCCTGTGTGCCATGTCTGCCTTCAGCATTCATAATTTTTGACATGGCGCCCGAACAGGGACGTGAGATTAGGAGTCTTAGGTTAGTATAATTAATTCATAGGTGGATCTTAGTCGCAGAGTGGGGGGATTTGTTGCTCTtaatttctttactaattttACATTACTTTGCATATTATTGTGTTTAGTGTACTCATTTATCACCACCTGAAATGGCTGAAGAATTAAGTTTTTTGAGAGCCAATAGAGGCGTTATTAGGGCTCAAGTAACTAAGTCTTATAATAGTAAACTTGACTTTGctggtttttcttcttctcgaaAGGCtgtgttaattttaaaatttaaagggtTTCGTGATGAATTGCTGGTGTTGGATAACAAGATTTTGTCATTGTCTTGGTCAGTTACTAAAGAAGAGTCTGTtctggaaagagaatatgataacATTCAGGAGTATAAGgacaaaataattgaaatgttGTGTATCTTGGAAGCTCCAGTTGTCACAGACACCCGTAATTTGGGTGAGGTTTCGCGCAGTTTGCTAAGGAGTCCGACAGCACCATTGCCTGTGTTTTGTAGTACAGAAGGTGAAAGTTTAGAGTTGTTTTTAGGACAATTTGAGGAAACGGTTAGTAAGTTTTCATACACTGATTATGATAAATTGCTGTTACTGAAGCAGCAAGTGTCGGGTAAGGCTTCCTTTTTAATTGACTCTTTGGAAGCTGATAAACAGGCTTACTCTTGTGCTACTGGCCTTTATGATCAGCTTTTGCTTCCACCATAACTCAgaagtttaatgttatttcacaGATGTCTACTATGACATTAAGTTATGATTCGAACCATTTCAGTACATTAGTAACATTAGGAAAGTTCAAGAGGCatttaaaactttgaaaataactgTTGATGATGTGATGcagtattttttcttgaaaggttTGAATGAGACTTTCAAAATCAGCTGATACAAGTAACTAATCATACACACCCTGGTCTTGATGAAATTGTTACTAGATTTTTTTATGCTAATGAACGATATGAATGTGCAAGACAGTCATACAAGGCTAGGAAAAGTAGAGCTGATGTTAGAGTTTCATCTCCAAAATTGCACAAGAAATCAAATGTTGTCAGTTTGGCCAGTAAAGTAACCTTATTTGAGGAAATTAGTCCATTTGAAATTTGTACAGTTTGCAGCGATGTTAAAGGTAAAGAAAGGCATCCTATAAATAAATGTTCTAAGTATCCAAGTgctaaagacaaaattaacaaattaaatttgaTGAAAGGATGTGTGAATTGCGCAAGTCTCGCTCATGATAAGTCttcatgtaaatttaaatttgctAGACGTTGTTTTCTCTGTAAAGGTTGGCATTTTGTCTTCTTGTGTCCCTCCGACGTTAAGGGGAATAACCTGGTTAAGGGAGGTGAGGAATCAAAACCTACAACCAGTTCTGTTGTTTCAAGTGATAACCCAAAGCACACACTGAATAGCATGATATTTTTACACTGTGATGGTGGtattaattctattttacctACATTTTCCTGTGAATTGAGTAATGGTAAACGCATTAGAGGGCTTAACGATAGCGGGAGTCAGGCtacttttatttcagctcattgTTTAAGGGGTCAGAAATTTAAAGTTCTTAAAGAAAACCTTGAATTGATCATCAATGGATTCAATGGCCCAAAGACTTATCAAGCTAAGCTGATtgaagtaaatattaaatttggTGATGATTTTCACACAGTTCAAGCTATGTGCATCCcagaaataaacattaatttgaaatatccaggtttaagtaagtttgtaaatagttttattaatgctGGGTATAGATTAGCTGATGAAGACCTCATTGATAACtctgaagaaataatgaatattgattttgttttgggaGCCAATGCTGCTCATTGTATCATGGCAGAGACTGTTAGGTTTGGTCTATGTGATCCTTCTGTGTATCTCCAAACAGGGCTGGGAGTCATGCTAACAGGGGATATGGAGAGAATGTTTAATAATTTACCTTATCTTTCTGTTCATGCAAATAAGCTAATGAGCATGTGCTCTAATGTTGGAGAAGTTGGGGATCTTAGGGCTGAATTATCGTTGGATGGTTTGGGATATTCAATGGTGTCGTGCAGTGATGCACCGGGACAAGGTGACCTTGTGGGGAGCAGTTCCAATGTTTGCATTAGTAGTGATTCTACTCTTGAAGATGAGGAACTTGATAGAGCTGCTGTTAGAGTTCTGGAAGAACATTGTACTAATATTTTGCATAAAGATAGCATAGATTTGTGTGATGACACAGTTGAAATAAATGAAGGCTTGATTAGATATTTGCTCAATAATACTGTCCGTAGCACTGATGGTAGGTTGATTATGCCTTTGTTGTGGAATGGCAGAGTTGCTCATCTTTTGGGAAGGAATTTTAACCTTGCTAAACAAATTTTGAGTTCTAATTTACGGAAACTCCTAAAAATGAGGAGTATCTCAAGTTAATGGATGATAATGTCAAGACGCAAGAAAGTCAGGGCATCATTGAAAAAATTCCAAATCTTGATCAGTTTTTTCAGGAACATCCAGAACATAGTTTCATGGCTCATATGGGTGTTTTTAAGTTGAGCCGTGAAACCACCAAATGTAGGATGgtatttttgtcaaatttgtgTGAGAAGAGACCAAATGGATCTTCAATTAGTCATAACCAGGCAATGTGGCCGGGTCCTTGTATTAACCAGAAACTTTCTATAGCATTGTTGCATTTAAGATTTGACCagtatttgctttgttttgatcTTAAACAGGCTTTTTTGCAGATAGCTTTGAATGAAGTTGATCAGaataaacttttgtttctttggttTAAGAATGTTAGTAAGGGAGACTTTACTCCTGAGGTGTACAAGAATCTGAGGTTAAGTTTTGGACTAAGATGCAGTCCAACATTGTTAATGGTTGCTCTCTATATAATTCTGATGATTGATgttgaacatgattctgaacaaaTTAGAGAATTAAAGAAGCTAATATATGCTTTGATGTACATGGATAACGGTGCTGTGACTGCGAATGATTATGGTAGCTTGAAGTTTGCCTTTGATCATTTGAATAGTATATTTGCACCATATAAATTTGAACTGCAACAGTTTGTTACTAACAACCAGAACATACAAGATGAAATTAATGACACTTTGCCTGAAAATGTTCCAGATACAGTTAAATTGTTTGGGTTGAGATGGAACAGACAAGCTGATAGCCTTTTGACACAAAAACTACATCTTGAAATTTCAGCTGATACTAAGAGACTTGTTCTCAAATCTATTGCTTCAAATTTCGACCCCTATAATATTAATGGTCCCATTTTGAATAGGGCTCGTATTTTCATGCATGAATTGCAAACAGATAAGTTACTTGGTTGGGACACTAAGCTTCCCGAGAATAAAGTCCGTGAGTGGCGTAATATTGTAAAGCAGTTGAATTCAACTCCTGAATTATCTATTCCCAGAGTAATTGGAGATAGAAATGGATGTTATAGATTGATTGCTTATACTGACAGTAGTAAACTAATGTATGGAGTAGTCGTCTTTATTCAGGATACTGAGACAAAGCAGGCAAGTTTTGTATTGGCTAAAAACAGAATTGTAAATAAGCAGTTGGAAGGTAAAAGTATTCCATCGTTAGAATTCCAGGCAATTTTTCTTGGAACAGAAACATTGATTGAATTGAAGAGAGAGTTGTCTGGTCCTTTGTGCGTGAAGCCTGTCAATATTTGTGAGTTGGTATTATGCACAGATAGTTTGGTTTCTTTGAGTTGGATTAATGGTTATGTGAATAAGTTGGAAAAAATGAACAAGAGCAGCACTTTCATATTAAATCGTTTAAATCAGATAAGTAAACTATGTGAagaaaaccctgtgaaatacaAATTTGTTAGTGGAGTTATGAATCCTGCTGACTGCATCACAAGATGTGTTTCTTATAAGCAACTGTTGAAAACTACTTATTTTACTGGGCCCCAGAATCTTGCTGATGAATGTTTGGTAGCTGAAGTTAATAAACCTGAAATTATGGAGGTCATTGTTCCTAACCCTCTAGCAAAGGCTGACCCAATCAATGTTATGATTGGTATTGCTCCCTCCGATTGCAAGGCAGAAACTGGGAATCGAGGAGAGCATTTAGTACCCTTGGATAGATTTTCTGACTTTCAACGTATTGTTAGAGTAAACTTGTGTGTTTTGAAGTTTATTCATAACATCAAACTTAAATTGAAGGTTAAATATCCTGATAGGTTTGGGAATTTTAACTACCCTGAAGTAAATTTGCATCTTGAAGCCTACAGGAATGTTATTAGGTAGAACAAGGTCTTGGATTTCCTgaagtttttgcttattttgaaagTGGTGATAAACGGTTTATGGCTGTTCCAAATATTGTGGCTCAACTGAATATCTATGTGGATAAATTTAGTATTTTACGAGTTAGATGTAAAGTCCCAAAATGGAAGCAGGATAATTacttgcattttcctgttctcttGCACAAAGATAGTAAATTAACTAAATTGATTGTTTTGGATATGCATCAGAAATTTGGTCATTCGGGACTCTATGCATTGTTATCAGAAATGAGAAAGAAGTTCTGGATTCCTCATTATTTCTCGGTAGTTAAGAAAATCCTCAAGGGTTGCATTCAATGTAAAAGATTTAATGGACGAACGATTAAACTGAATCAGAGTAGTTATCGTGATTTTAGAATTAATCCTCCTAAAATtccatttagttatatttttgttgatcATTTGGGACCATATTATGTTAAAGTAAATGGTAGAAAAAGTAAAGTGTGGATTTTGTGTTTGACTTGCTTATGGACGAGAGCAATTAATTTGAAACTTTGTTTAGATCTCTCAACCAAGGAATTTTTACGCTCTCTTCAAATGCATTGCTTTGAATATGGTATCCCACAGTTAGTTTTGTCTGATTTGGGTTCACAGATAGTTGCTGGCGCAAATTTAATCACCAATTTGTTGAACGATTCTGAAGTTCAAAGCTATTTCCATCAAAACAATGTTAAGCCAATAAAGTTTGAACAGTACTTCAAAGGATGCAACAAATTGGGAAGGTTGGTGGAAACTTGTGTTAAACTCACTAAAAAGTTGTTCTGCAGTTCTATAAGTAAACATGTCTTGGATTTAAGAGATTTTGAGTTTTTTGTTGGCCAGACTGTACATTTGCTTAACAAGAGTCCCGTTGCTTTCAAGGAAGCCCTTAGAGATACCATGGGTGATGAGATTCCTGATCCTATAACACCAGAAATTTTGATACATGGACGAAGTTTGCCGTCTGTTGGTATTATTCCTGAGTTacatgatgttgatgatgatccTGCTTGGCTTGCCAAAGGAAATAATGTGGGTAATATTGTAGATGGTTATCGGGAACTTGGGAAAGTTAGACAGAAGTTAATTGATCTGTATCACTctgaatttgttaaaaatttgatTTATCAGGCTACTAATGATAAGGATAGGTATAGACCCGTCACACATAATAAGCTAAAGGTTGGAGATGTGGTGCTCTTAAGAGAGTCTAATATGAAACCGGTCAGTTATCCAATGGGTATTGTGAGGGATGTTGTTGTTAATGATATAAATGAAGTTACAGGTGCAGTAGTGTTGAAGGGAGCTACTCGAGAAATTGTAAAACGTCATGCTACGTCTCTCATTCCACTTTTGAGTTGCTGCGAAACTGATGATCTGGGTAATATTGATAGGTGTGATAGGAACCCATTGGTTGTAAATAAGGTTAAAAGAAAAGCCGCTGTTGATAGTATGGCTAAAACTAAAGCTATCCTTTCAGACATGAATGATTGAGATTTggtaatggtttttaatttttctttgattcaaatttttgtataaaaatataaaaaattttaatcccCCCTTGGAgtgtgaaataaatttcattccatgattttaaatttattgtatttatatatatttaatgtatcaTTATTTTGCCTCTAGCCTCTTttgctatttattaaaaaaaaacattagaaggCAAGGGAGTCTAGAGGTCCAGTTTTACTTTATCTTCCAGTTTGAAGATCCTTGGAGAAAAATTAGAGTGTTTGCCTTGAAGAAAAACTTGAGGGAGGAAAGACAGtcgtttaacagctctccttttaTAAAGTGTGGAACAGCAGGTATTGGCCATGGACTTATATTAACTGctcatcatcattttatatatttggctgGTTTTTCAATGAAGAATTTATCAAGGATTTTATAACCAGCCATGGAGTGATTTAATTTCTTCGTCCCACTCTGCGACAACGATCTACTACCTTATCAAAATCTAGGATTGTGTCTTCGCCCGTATGGGAACCGTCATCATCACCCACTTTTTGGACAGAAGACTACTGTATCGACTCCTTAAGGATATAGCCTCTTAAACCCCATTTTGTAGAGCTGGTCGGAATAGGCTGGGGGAGTAGATCCTTCCACAACTAAAACCTTAGTGGATCTATTCTAGTGACATTGGTGCTAGGGTCTTATTTTTAAACGCTGAAGATCATTAtacttttagtaaataaatgttaatgttttaattattgttgtttattagcCCTGTGTGCCATGTCTGCCTTCAGCATTCATAATTTTCGAcacaagtcccattctttattccaaatacttttcaggttttgataccaaggaacaagaaactatgcacgaacttacgttttaggatgtagttctacagtggcttacctaagcatgctgggttttgttgtagtactgtcacccatctcccagcgataagttagcatactcaccgtcaatatgacccctggttttctgccgcagcacctaggggttaagactaactatgccacctactgatacacagtgtagtcgaatttgttcgaacatgtggcaatgattaactgatgaccaccccaTACatctggagacttctttgaaagacatttgtgaagaaggccaaagatgtacttactttcctaacatcatgtgacctatggaaagtGTGTGGATTTCCATTTTTCATGAGAAAACACTACAGACATTCTCAGTCtctgtagggagagtggttagtttgtgctagggtgtaagaaaataggaccttctggggtgtttgccgtgacttctaggtaaaccttaagtgcttgaactgggcgcAATGTCctgtctgctaaattgaattttcttataagaatggatttcctttttatagggtccatattcttggccaggaatgatgggccaggggacaataataattgatggttagctatttgcatgatgcatcgtccccatctaagagagcccagttcactaatactgtatgagctcctgatgctaatgcaatcaagaccACCTTTTATAGCCtgtgcgttgtggttgtattgggtccactgaactgaggggctgatagaagtctaagcaccttgtccagggaccaagaaattggaagcctttcgggagtgggcctttgtagagcaaaagacagcggaagggaagtgacaacttctatactggagtcaatcctgaatccctaaagcaagggttccattaatgcagccttgtatgtcatgactgttgtaaccacaaggcatttgtcttcaaaagggtatataagaaaaatatagtttctatatagaaatctcaactgggctctcagtatggatataatctaaccatatcttccatacagactggtaatgctggatagaagtccgtaatttttgcactaggtacctagcaatgttgagtgagtaattattacgatagatattttttttaaaaatctatacgtgaaggtcttggcttagaaaggagagactttccctcctactatctGGGATGGAACAGtggacgacagtggaattgatctttttgtccattgttgaggtaataggaaccaatgcctgtttgtccAATTTGGGGCTGTTAAGTTCACTattcctatgaaggttagaagCGCATCCGCCCTTTTGTGCTAGGgtgtttgctcaaaacctttgaaatctgggacaatggagaaaaaattgttgtcctccccttgttccagtattaaggaaggcatctcttgctgttgcttgactgtccaggtttggagacacatacatcAGGAGTCtgtgattctagtatgtggcgaacaggtctacttccggttgtggaagcatgttggctattatttgaagagtggttgtccaacatccactctgttgaggctgtcgttttccttgatagagagtctgctattacaattagaccccctgtgaggtgaactgcagacgtgtgccacttccttgcttgcaccaTCCGAAGGATGActaacattaccatattgagaggaggtgaatgggatccagacctcttgatgtaggatattgtggttatgttctctctcttctggaggtttgagttttttgagagacaaaaagacagccatcagctccaagaacttgatataacaattcctgagtagctgatcacctccctgccacctgacaatcctcccaacctgtcaacgaggcatctgtgagtttgtcactcatacagatggaggagtcagggtgacctgtttcaccagagattccttccaaatttaAGGCCGAAGTATCTCACCAACTCTTTTTATCCTCTGATGAGGtctgtctcgcatcttttttcttgcatgcgatagccagaatttgttcacacttttagttgcaatctatgtattggatctattactgacgagaactgcagcaggcccatcatgcgttctgattgccatctggaaactctgggctgtgcaaggaaccttttgaggacttgccttattctgttttgagcatgatggggagagacaacaggccgtgaagagtatcttgaacacagtcccagccactgaaagtgtgtgctgggcatgaggcaggatgttttcaaatttataataaaaccttttgactgtactgtagtctgttgaccgttgcttttaggtttttcaagcactcttttctagTGGGCCCCtaaatctttttgtttgagttctcgaacgaATACCGTTGCTAGTTTgacaaatattctttaggcaatgtttagccgaaaggacatgactttgaatctTTACGTATCTTTCCTTATTCGGACCTTAGGAAGGAGCGGAAGGGAACGGCTATAAggatgtgccagtgtgcatctttcagatccacaGAAACTGCCCGAgcccctttttgaaatgattcaatgtacttaggcaacggtaatcatcaaaaactttcagccaacaatgtgcttgttcaatgtcgattggttgaggatcactcttcttttggatgagtcccttttgagaacactgaagagacatacttggtGGCGCATATACGCAAGTTTCtgtccccccacagggaaaacttccattgtctgtgatgtcatcgaagctgacccccaaccaatataattcctcttggtatctgcctcctcctctgccttcacctttgatagacattccaggtgttgtttttccctttttcccctacgggatggtttttggaccttgtgaaaaaggatggccttgaagttgctgttgtccctttgcagggaattgtcccttctgaccacctaactgtttttgaggaaaattttggggtgactgaaggtttatatgatttttgatcaaagtgagcctttcttggggttgggtaaagggaaattttgggttctttgtttcttgaattcctcttttcccagaagagcgtacactgtacaattctgttggtagGCATGCTCAgcgagttgagccacaacagattcctctaacaggtccttacagaaggggttagaatgtaacaatgcagtgacactggagagtgatttgatggagctctccaaTGCCTCCATTCGCAATTTTAtgtgccattctaggaagtcaaagagtgctttCCATCGGGtg
This Macrobrachium rosenbergii isolate ZJJX-2024 chromosome 42, ASM4041242v1, whole genome shotgun sequence DNA region includes the following protein-coding sequences:
- the LOC136827854 gene encoding uncharacterized protein, which produces MDDNVKTQESQGIIEKIPNLDQFFQEHPEHSFMAHMGVFKLSRETTKCRMVFLSNLCEKRPNGSSISHNQAMWPGPCINQKLSIALLHLRFDQYLLCFDLKQAFLQIALNEVDQNKLLFLWFKNVSKGDFTPEVYKNLRLSFGLRCSPTLLMVALYIILMIDVEHDSEQIRELKKLIYALMYMDNGAVTANDYGSLKFAFDHLNSIFAPYKFELQQFVTNNQNIQDEINDTLPENVPDTVKLFGLRWNRQADSLLTQKLHLEISADTKRLVLKSIASNFDPYNINGPILNRARIFMHELQTDKLLGWDTKLPENKVREWRNIVKQLNSTPELSIPRVIGDRNGCYRLIAYTDSSKLMYGVVVFIQDTETKQASFVLAKNRIVNKQLEGKSIPSLEFQAIFLGTETLIELKRELSGPLCVKPVNICELVLCTDSLVSLSWINGYVNKLEKMNKSSTFILNRLNQISKLCEENPVKYKFVSGVMNPADCITRCVSYKQLLKTTYFTGPQNLADECLVAEVNKPEIMEVIVPNPLAKADPINVMIGIAPSDCKAETGNRGEHLVPLDRFSDFQRIVRVNLCVLKFIHNIKLKLKVKYPDRFGNFNYPEVNLHLEAYRNVIR
- the LOC136827855 gene encoding uncharacterized protein, which produces MAVPNIVAQLNIYVDKFSILRVRCKVPKWKQDNYLHFPVLLHKDSKLTKLIVLDMHQKFGHSGLYALLSEMRKKFWIPHYFSVVKKILKGCIQCKRFNGRTIKLNQSSYRDFRINPPKIPFSYIFVDHLGPYYVKVNGRKSKVWILCLTCLWTRAINLKLCLDLSTKEFLRSLQMHCFEYGIPQLVLSDLGSQIVAGANLITNLLNDSEVQSYFHQNNVKPIKFEQYFKGCNKLGRLVETCVKLTKKLFCSSISKHVLDLRDFEFFVGQTVHLLNKSPVAFKEALRDTMGDEIPDPITPEILIHGRSLPSVGIIPELHDVDDDPAWLAKGNNVGNIVDGYRELGKVRQKLIDLYHSEFVKNLIYQATNDKDRYRPVTHNKLKVGDVVLLRESNMKPVSYPMGIVRDVVVNDINEVTGAVVLKGATREIVKRHATSLIPLLSCCETDDLGNIDRCDRNPLVVNKVKRKAAVDSMAKTKAILSDMND